The DNA sequence ACCAATGGTCATTTGGTACAAAACAACTGTGTTACAGAAcactaaaattaaaatgaacaccTACTGTACAGATAAAAAATGTTGACTGTAGCAACATTTAAAACAGTGTGTGGCAAATACTAAATGTTTACTGGTGGTCACCTACACTGAAGGTagtataaaatgacagaaattccaataaaaaaaatacaaaatgcggATAAAAGTGCTGTAAACAAACTGCTTTACATCTTAGCTTAAATGGAAGTCGGTTGCTTTGATACCACTTAAGGCAAGTGAAATATTGGATAAGGTTGCTAcgaataaaagttaaaaacaagGTATTTACTGTAAATAGAAAGCAGctatacaatacaaataaaatgacttctcattattttacatctacattaaatgcAGACTAGGTCCATCAGATGCTTCGCCATTAATCACCTTGATAACTGTTGAAATTCAAGAGGAAGTTTTCATAATTTGCAGCCAGAATGACTTATCATTCAACAGATGCCATCTTAATGCTTTTACATAATTCAGTATATTATCTATTCAATCCCACATTCAATCCTGGGAAGCAAAAAGCATGCCAAACATGCTCTCCTCTGTGTGTTGGGTGCagtgttgcactgttttttttgttttttttaatagcaatTTGGAAGAGCAGGGATTACACTGCTTTCTAAATAATGAGAATAATCGGCTGGATATAAACAGTCTTCATACAAGGCACATGGGTAGTGGTTTGCAAAGTAGTCACTACACAAGAATTCGTTGCCCAGCAGAGCCTAAGTGGATTTATATTACATGACATGTATTTGCACACTTACAGTACGACGATACAGATTGCAGACGAGCCTTGAGAGCTTCTGTTAGAAACAAGAACAGCACAGAGACCTATGATATGTCCAGTAGCACATTTACACTGAGTGGTACTTTTGGCCCGTGTCAGTGAAGAATCATATTTCACATTGTGCCAAGTTAGCACAACTCTGCAGTGATTTAAAAACGTTGACATATTACTACACTTTCACTCCTCCTTTCTATAAATCGGGAGCGATGCCAGCACCAATTACTATGCACAATAActgctacagaaaaaaaaatcctgtaacAACATCAGAGAGCTGAATGAGGCATTTGTTTTGGGAGGTTGCTGGTGACCTATACAACATTGCATCCAGTGAATAGGCCAATGTGTACAAAACTTAAGCCTTAATATAAATCACTGGCCCCATGAAACAAATGTGCATAAACTTAAAATTCACAAACTGAAATTCTTCTTCAGACTCGAATCTGGTATCCATTCATGTCTGTTGATGATTTCTGTTCCAGAACCTTCTTCTCTCCAGAGGGACTGCAACAGAAACATTAGAAAAGACAGTGAGGTTTATTCATACAATACGGAAACTGTGACTAATTCTTTCCTGTGTCTTAGATCATGAGACATACAAATTTTTCCGGTGACTACAGAGGTTTCCCATAAGTGGTTATGGTGcctgtattttcagtgtgaGCACTTAATATTCCAGAGCATGTGATTAATCATACCGTCTCTCAACGCGGCTGATCCTCCGTATGGGGCTGCCTTGTCCTCTGAGGGGTGAACCCATGCTGTTCCTCCTGTCTTTGGTGGGAGATGGAGGTGCAGGCTTTCCTATCTGCATGCACAGTTCACAAAAGAAAGGACATCTTAATCAGAAATCCACTCACTTTAAAACATCACATGGGTGAGTTAACAAAGCTCATGTCCTCACAGAGTGTCAGCGGCTGAAATGTATCCATGTCTTTAATGTGATTGTGTAGAGCACTCCGTTTAAAAGACCAGCTATTGACGGATTGAGCCAGCCATGCATGAAGCACTGCAGAGCTCGAGTCGAGTCATCACATTAGTTTTATTATACACCGAGCTCAGCATCAAGGCAGCCTTCATTATCTTAGCATGAGAGGTGATGAGAGAGCGTCGTTTGAGAGAAATCGCTCCTCAAACAGCAGATCAGCTCAGTGTCACTGCGCATGAAGACACAGCATGTCAAAGGAAATCTAATAAGCCGTTAGGAAGGCCGGTCCATCTGCTGAGGACTAATTATATTTCTTATTATTATCTTTGCTCGCGCAAAAGCTATGACAGCTTGTATCTGTTTCTGTTGGAAAATAAGATGTTAAATATGTATAtctttaacataaaaaaaaaatttactaaatattatccTTCACAGTTTTCAGTCTTGCATGTTTTTGCATACGTTCCAACAAAAAGCAGTGAGACCTGTACCTTCAGCCTCATGTCTCGAGTGTGTCTCTCCAGCTCCTTCCTGAGCTCCTCCTTGGTCAGCTTGTCCACATCTAATATGGAGTGTTTCCACTCTATCTGCTCCACACTGTGAGGGTCGTGAGACACGTACTGGCCGATTTTGACTTTGCGCAGGGTGTGCCAGTAGCCCCTGTAGGCTCCTTCAAATTCCTGAACCAAGTCCATCAGCGTTCGGAACTCCAGGGGCTTGAACATGAGGTCCTCCCTTCGGCTCATGCCCAGCGCACCGAAGCGTCCCCCGCTGTGAACTCCCAGCACGATGTGGTGGAAGTGGTTCCCTGAGAAATGAGACTTAAAGCTGAGGGGGAAGCGCTCCACACCGGGCATGTTGTTGGTGAGGTAACTGTATCAAGCTGGGTCAAGGAAATGGACATTTGATCTTTCATTCTTATGTTTCAATcaatagcaaaaaaaacaccacatcaaTGCAGATTTGGCTTCCGTAGTCGAGCCTACTGCTTTGATTTTATGTGAAGCGTCCTTCTGTTTTGTTCTGCTATATCAGACAATATCTTGAGCCAAATATGGTGAGACAATACCCGGCAAGTCTGCCAAAAACGCATTTCTCACTCTGTCAGCCAACCGTGCCTGCTCAGTGCACAAGTAAAAAGAAGCCATCAGTACCCTTATGGTGACTGCAGCAGAA is a window from the Amphiprion ocellaris isolate individual 3 ecotype Okinawa chromosome 20, ASM2253959v1, whole genome shotgun sequence genome containing:
- the vash1 gene encoding tubulinyl-Tyr carboxypeptidase 1, producing the protein MLRATVGSVEERDEEQEDEGEEELRDGGVPFYVNRGGLPVDEETWERMWRHVARIHPTGEALGKEIRGATDLPKIPVPSVPTYQPTTTIPQRLEAIQKYIRELQYNHTGTQFFEIKKSRPLTALMDIAKEMTREALPIKCLEAVILGIYLTNNMPGVERFPLSFKSHFSGNHFHHIVLGVHSGGRFGALGMSRREDLMFKPLEFRTLMDLVQEFEGAYRGYWHTLRKVKIGQYVSHDPHSVEQIEWKHSILDVDKLTKEELRKELERHTRDMRLKIGKPAPPSPTKDRRNSMGSPLRGQGSPIRRISRVERRPSGEKKVLEQKSSTDMNGYQIRV